A single window of Methylacidimicrobium sp. AP8 DNA harbors:
- the ftsA gene encoding cell division protein FtsA, translating into MFGSKSRTILVGLEAGTSKIKVAVAELDAQGSLILLGVAESPSTHIRKCEITDFEMAQKAIHQAILDAEAKMDVSIGEVYLAISGAHIRSFHSRLALDLGEEGAMIEEGHLRELRNLVRQQALPPGQILLHDLLQTYILDDGTATANPVGLFSRRLTADYHLISGIATRLQTTVHCVKELSLQVKGYALSSYATAQAVLTPEQKSFGAVVINCGAGITDYIVYRSGFVAHSGTLGVGGDHLTNDLAFAVKIPFPRAEDLKKTYGAVDSRKEAAYRRVELAAEGTYEPRFIPMSLIVEVLQARQAEIFEIIREQLEEQPFWSEFSGTIFLTGGGSRLEGIQKLAEKIFDRPVEPARLIPFDGEVSCEGRQDWMTVLGLLRYARILEMQEHGRGRWDRVGRSLRRFFSGFRFVC; encoded by the coding sequence ATGTTCGGCAGCAAATCTAGGACGATCCTTGTCGGGTTGGAGGCGGGAACCAGCAAGATCAAAGTAGCCGTTGCCGAGCTCGACGCCCAAGGATCGCTGATCCTTCTCGGAGTAGCCGAGAGCCCTTCGACGCATATCCGCAAATGCGAGATCACCGACTTCGAGATGGCCCAGAAGGCGATTCATCAAGCGATCCTGGACGCGGAAGCGAAAATGGACGTTTCGATCGGGGAGGTCTACCTGGCCATTTCGGGCGCGCACATTCGATCGTTCCATAGCCGTCTCGCTCTCGACCTGGGAGAGGAAGGGGCGATGATCGAGGAGGGCCACCTGCGGGAGCTGCGGAATCTGGTCCGGCAGCAGGCCCTACCGCCGGGCCAGATCCTCCTTCACGATCTTCTGCAAACCTATATTCTCGATGACGGAACGGCGACTGCAAATCCCGTCGGGCTCTTCTCCCGCCGGCTCACGGCCGATTATCACTTGATTTCCGGGATCGCCACACGTCTCCAGACCACCGTTCACTGCGTGAAGGAGCTCTCTCTGCAAGTGAAGGGATACGCCTTGTCGAGCTATGCGACCGCCCAGGCTGTCCTCACTCCGGAGCAGAAGAGCTTCGGAGCGGTCGTCATCAATTGCGGAGCCGGGATCACCGATTATATCGTCTACCGGAGCGGCTTCGTAGCCCATTCGGGGACCCTCGGGGTCGGGGGGGACCACCTTACGAACGATTTGGCCTTCGCCGTGAAGATTCCCTTCCCCAGGGCGGAGGATCTCAAGAAGACCTATGGCGCGGTGGACTCGCGGAAAGAGGCGGCATACCGCCGCGTGGAATTGGCGGCCGAGGGGACTTACGAGCCGCGGTTCATTCCGATGTCGTTAATCGTGGAGGTGCTCCAAGCGCGGCAGGCGGAGATTTTCGAGATCATCCGGGAACAGTTGGAGGAGCAGCCGTTCTGGAGCGAGTTTTCCGGCACGATTTTTTTGACGGGCGGAGGGTCCCGGCTCGAGGGCATCCAGAAACTGGCGGAGAAGATTTTTGATCGGCCGGTGGAACCGGCCAGGCTGATCCCCTTCGACGGAGAGGTGTCCTGCGAGGGGAGGCAGGATTGGATGACCGTATTGGGGCTGCTCCGGTATGCGCGGATCCTGGAGATGCAGGAGCACGGAAGAGGGCGCTGGGACCGCGTGGGCCGGTCGCTGCGGCGCTTCTTTTCCGGGTTCCGGTTCGTTTGTTAG
- a CDS encoding substrate-binding domain-containing protein, whose product MPAWDRPVRRRRIEKGLSQKEVASRVGITRQALHAIETGRYIPNTLVAIRLARALGSRVEELFPCWEEVDPPLSPGPFPWVRGSRRLILADVRGRLIPYPVERLEEGSGVFAAADALLPAGDRRGEWTLLSSAAVIQRSAFFLGCDPGIGLLVERIAALSPNRLRWISCSSEKAAAALRAGQTHLAGCHLPTGEPRNNRVLAREALQGVGGALIRFAQWEEGVAVARGNPFGIRSVEDLANPGLRFLNRDPGSGSRALLDELLRRQGIPAERIPGYERTAGSPVAAARAVAFGIADAAWTNRPCAQAQDVEFLPLGVSEFDWIVPRDLLDHPTVALVLDLLSDARMRAEFDALPGYEVSRMGTVAARFGPKGEISG is encoded by the coding sequence ATGCCGGCCTGGGATAGGCCCGTCCGCCGGAGGCGGATCGAGAAGGGTCTCTCGCAAAAGGAAGTGGCCAGCCGGGTGGGAATCACCCGACAGGCTCTCCATGCCATAGAGACCGGGCGGTACATTCCGAACACTCTGGTTGCGATCCGCCTTGCCCGGGCGCTCGGCAGCCGTGTCGAAGAGCTCTTCCCCTGTTGGGAAGAAGTCGATCCTCCTCTGTCGCCCGGTCCGTTCCCCTGGGTGCGAGGCAGCAGGCGCCTGATCTTGGCGGACGTGCGCGGCCGCCTGATCCCCTACCCGGTGGAGCGGTTGGAAGAGGGCTCCGGCGTCTTCGCGGCAGCCGACGCCCTCCTCCCGGCCGGCGATCGGCGCGGAGAGTGGACCCTCCTCTCCTCGGCGGCCGTCATTCAACGCAGCGCGTTCTTTCTCGGCTGCGATCCGGGCATCGGCCTGCTGGTCGAAAGAATCGCGGCCTTAAGCCCGAACCGGCTCCGTTGGATCTCCTGCTCGAGCGAAAAGGCGGCGGCTGCGCTCCGCGCAGGCCAGACACACCTGGCCGGCTGTCATCTGCCGACCGGGGAGCCGCGCAACAACCGCGTGCTCGCCCGAGAGGCGTTGCAGGGAGTCGGTGGAGCCTTGATCCGCTTCGCGCAGTGGGAGGAGGGAGTGGCCGTCGCGCGGGGAAATCCGTTCGGCATCCGCTCGGTGGAAGATCTGGCCAATCCGGGCCTCCGGTTCCTGAATCGGGACCCGGGATCCGGAAGCCGTGCGCTTCTCGACGAGCTGCTTCGCAGGCAAGGGATTCCGGCAGAACGGATCCCGGGGTACGAGAGAACGGCGGGCAGCCCGGTTGCCGCCGCACGGGCCGTGGCTTTCGGGATAGCCGACGCCGCATGGACGAACCGCCCTTGCGCGCAGGCGCAGGACGTCGAGTTCCTCCCCTTGGGCGTCAGTGAGTTCGATTGGATCGTTCCCCGAGACCTCCTCGATCATCCAACCGTCGCCCTCGTGCTCGATCTCCTCTCCGATGCGCGGATGCGGGCCGAATTCGACGCGCTTCCCGGATATGAGGTCAGCCGGATGGGAACGGTCGCGGCGAGATTCGGCCCGAAGGGCGAGATCTCCGGCTAG
- a CDS encoding ABC transporter ATP-binding protein, whose amino-acid sequence MIPIPADPGSSSQDPEIPSRPQEKKKGRWSTYRSCLPYFSGVTGQALLASCLVLLTVAASLLRPWPVQWLIDHVLLPRPGGSRLLGRTVSPPEAALGAAAALVGFAFLHGGLNLWANFLLHRCGLRALALLRTDLFGYLQSLPLPYHRSRVQADLAYRVAYDAQAIQTLFQRGIGTILGSSATLIGAAVVLFRMNPLLASCSLGVLPFLWLVVGRFAEQIRRQSGELQDRESRVLGQVSEGLANIQLLQAYGSEENALATFRRHVEASCEANLRFLWTNSLSALVATVITALGAALVLFVGAQQVPLGRLTVGELWIFLSYLALLYQPLEQLSYTAWALEDAAARLARVFEVLQTGDPIPDPPQAVDLPRLRGEIVFQQVCFSYERGSPVLQDLSFHIAPGRRVAIVGPTGSGKSTVLALIPRFFEPSSGTIRIDGIDIRTVKKKSLRDNLAIVLQDTALFQGTILENIALGRPSASFAEIQNAARAAQAHEFIERLPQQYQTLVGEHGLSLSGGQRQRIGIARAFLRQAPILLLDEPTGSLDPSAEEEILKSLLLLSARRTTLLVTHRLRLASRMDWIYVLRQGRICESGRHGDLLARKGIYWMLWRAQEGGGDL is encoded by the coding sequence ATGATCCCTATTCCGGCCGACCCGGGCTCGTCCTCACAGGATCCGGAGATCCCCAGCCGACCCCAAGAGAAAAAGAAGGGACGTTGGTCGACCTACCGCAGCTGCCTCCCCTACTTCTCCGGAGTCACCGGACAGGCCCTGCTCGCTTCCTGCCTGGTTCTTCTTACCGTCGCGGCAAGCCTCCTGCGGCCTTGGCCCGTGCAGTGGCTCATCGACCACGTCCTCCTTCCCCGGCCCGGGGGGAGCCGTCTCCTCGGAAGGACGGTTTCGCCGCCGGAAGCCGCGCTCGGCGCCGCCGCGGCCCTCGTCGGATTCGCCTTCCTTCACGGAGGGCTCAACCTCTGGGCCAACTTCCTCTTGCACCGTTGCGGACTCCGTGCCCTGGCGCTTCTGCGCACCGATCTTTTTGGCTACCTGCAAAGCCTTCCTCTTCCCTACCACCGGAGCCGCGTCCAAGCGGACTTGGCCTACCGGGTCGCCTATGACGCCCAGGCGATTCAGACCCTCTTCCAAAGGGGGATCGGCACCATCCTCGGATCGAGCGCCACGCTGATCGGCGCCGCGGTCGTCCTCTTCCGGATGAACCCTCTCTTGGCATCCTGCTCTCTCGGGGTCCTTCCCTTCCTCTGGCTCGTCGTCGGCCGTTTCGCGGAGCAGATCCGCCGGCAAAGCGGAGAGCTCCAAGACAGGGAGAGCCGGGTCCTCGGCCAGGTGTCGGAGGGCCTGGCGAACATTCAGCTGCTCCAAGCCTACGGCAGCGAAGAGAACGCCCTGGCGACCTTCCGCCGGCATGTCGAGGCAAGCTGCGAAGCAAACCTCCGGTTTCTTTGGACCAACAGCCTCTCCGCCTTGGTGGCGACCGTGATCACCGCCCTCGGAGCCGCGCTGGTTCTCTTCGTCGGCGCGCAGCAAGTCCCTCTGGGCCGCCTGACGGTGGGCGAGCTCTGGATTTTCCTGAGCTATCTCGCCCTTCTCTACCAACCGCTCGAACAGCTCTCGTACACGGCGTGGGCTCTGGAGGACGCCGCGGCGCGCCTGGCCCGTGTCTTCGAGGTGCTCCAAACGGGCGACCCGATCCCGGACCCGCCGCAGGCCGTCGACCTCCCGCGCCTGCGAGGAGAGATCGTCTTCCAACAGGTCTGTTTTTCGTATGAGCGCGGCTCGCCCGTCCTCCAAGACCTCTCCTTCCACATCGCTCCGGGCCGGCGCGTCGCCATCGTCGGTCCGACCGGCAGCGGCAAAAGCACCGTACTCGCCCTGATCCCGCGCTTCTTCGAGCCTTCCAGCGGCACGATCCGGATCGACGGCATCGACATCCGGACGGTAAAGAAGAAGTCTCTCCGGGATAATCTTGCGATCGTCCTCCAGGATACCGCTCTCTTCCAAGGCACGATTCTGGAAAACATCGCCTTGGGGCGGCCATCCGCCTCGTTTGCGGAAATCCAGAACGCAGCGCGGGCGGCGCAAGCCCACGAGTTCATCGAGCGGCTGCCGCAGCAGTATCAGACGCTCGTCGGAGAGCATGGACTGAGCTTGAGCGGCGGGCAGCGGCAACGCATCGGCATCGCCCGCGCGTTCCTGCGGCAGGCCCCGATTCTCCTGCTCGACGAGCCGACCGGATCCCTCGACCCCTCGGCCGAGGAGGAAATCCTCAAGAGCCTGCTGCTTCTCTCCGCCCGCCGGACGACTCTGCTGGTCACCCATAGGCTTCGTTTAGCCAGCCGGATGGATTGGATCTACGTATTGCGGCAAGGGCGCATTTGCGAATCCGGCCGGCACGGCGATCTCCTGGCCCGCAAAGGGATCTACTGGATGCTTTGGAGAGCGCAAGAGGGCGGGGGGGATCTCTAG
- a CDS encoding glycosyltransferase has product MGVARIQIRGKFFFEEEEKFPIQGVTYGPFSPRPLDGAPFPDPAGIRDDLARMKECGCNLLRVYHIPPLDLLDAALDHGLRVLITIPWVERTLFWKDRRLLRKIRDHVRRSVRERARHPAIFAYLVDNEIPPDLVRWAGTGRIERHIGSLIEIVREEDPGVLVSYANYPPTEYLHPPSVDFLAFNLYLHRPADLSSYLARLQNLSGEKPLLITEFGMDTLRHSETEQADLLAAHVETVFRSGAAGTVLFSWTDEWFTGGSEISDWAFGLVRRDRSPKLSFHRVQALFQSRKEPLFRRFPLPYAPKFSVVVCNFNGGRFLGSCLRSLQRLHYPAFEIIVVDDGSTDGSRRVLESFQGRIRILYQENLGLAAARNRGIAAADGEIVAFTDADCVADQDWLYFLAAAFQCGELAGVGGPNVAPPPTAAIEAAVAAAPGAPTHVLLADKLAEHLPGCNMAFRRAALEAVGGFLPEFRVAGDDVDLCWRLLDRGDRLGFAPGALVWHHRRSTFSDYLRQQAGYGKAEALLRFRHLDRFRSGGAASWRGRIYSPGAPSLALSSPPIYRGPFAGGLFQCLYPRAEPSWAAVVSSVEWMVLVLSTLPFCHTWPAFLLPALLFSASLVPAAAYGLHREIPRPFATCTNRLLVSVLAFLQPLARGIPRWLVWLRGKPIPRSPRSSHAPSALGTTFCREGVALWSDSGVERMELLGRIQSVLTENGFSYALDTGWSRWDIHVFAGAWWNVRLRTLTEVYPQQRRLIRTAVLLCPSPLAVLCAIGSCLALAAACAAFGPSALVLPAAGAAAGVAWARHGLCLQRRLAELVADAGRRLDLHPVSWRPFGSRIPSSSILPPRDE; this is encoded by the coding sequence ATGGGGGTCGCCCGTATCCAGATCCGTGGGAAGTTTTTTTTCGAAGAGGAAGAGAAATTTCCCATCCAAGGGGTGACCTACGGCCCGTTCTCTCCGCGTCCGCTCGATGGAGCCCCTTTTCCCGACCCGGCGGGGATCCGGGACGACCTCGCACGGATGAAGGAGTGCGGCTGCAATCTTCTCCGGGTCTACCATATTCCTCCTCTCGACCTGCTCGACGCCGCCCTCGATCACGGGCTGCGGGTTCTGATCACGATCCCGTGGGTCGAGCGCACGCTTTTCTGGAAAGACCGGCGGCTTCTCCGGAAAATCCGCGACCATGTCCGCCGCTCGGTTCGGGAGAGAGCCCGGCATCCGGCAATCTTCGCCTATCTGGTCGACAACGAGATCCCTCCGGATCTCGTCCGGTGGGCCGGGACCGGGAGGATCGAGCGTCATATCGGCAGCTTGATCGAGATCGTCCGGGAGGAGGACCCTGGAGTTCTGGTCAGCTATGCGAACTATCCCCCGACCGAATATCTCCACCCGCCTTCCGTCGACTTCCTCGCCTTCAACCTGTATCTTCACCGGCCCGCGGATCTGAGCTCCTATCTGGCGCGCCTCCAGAATCTTTCAGGCGAGAAGCCGCTGCTGATCACCGAGTTCGGCATGGATACCCTACGACATTCGGAGACCGAGCAGGCCGATCTTCTCGCCGCCCACGTGGAAACGGTTTTCCGGTCCGGCGCGGCCGGAACCGTCCTCTTCTCCTGGACCGATGAGTGGTTCACGGGAGGCTCGGAGATCAGCGACTGGGCGTTCGGATTGGTCCGGAGGGACCGGAGCCCGAAGCTGAGCTTCCACCGAGTGCAGGCTCTCTTCCAGTCCCGGAAAGAGCCCTTGTTCCGGCGCTTTCCGCTTCCCTACGCCCCTAAGTTCTCCGTCGTGGTCTGCAACTTCAACGGCGGGCGATTCCTCGGCAGCTGCCTCCGCTCGCTCCAGCGGCTCCACTATCCGGCCTTCGAGATCATCGTGGTTGACGACGGCTCCACCGACGGCTCCCGCCGGGTGCTCGAATCCTTTCAGGGAAGGATCCGCATCCTTTACCAGGAGAATCTCGGCTTGGCGGCCGCCCGAAACCGGGGCATCGCCGCCGCCGATGGAGAGATCGTCGCCTTCACCGACGCGGACTGCGTCGCCGACCAGGACTGGCTCTACTTTCTGGCCGCCGCCTTTCAATGCGGCGAGTTGGCCGGTGTCGGAGGCCCCAACGTCGCCCCTCCGCCGACCGCGGCGATCGAAGCCGCCGTCGCGGCGGCCCCCGGTGCCCCGACCCATGTCCTGCTCGCGGACAAGCTCGCCGAGCATCTTCCCGGATGCAACATGGCCTTTCGGCGGGCCGCCTTGGAAGCAGTGGGAGGGTTTCTTCCGGAATTCCGTGTGGCCGGCGATGACGTCGACCTCTGCTGGAGGCTCCTCGACCGCGGAGACCGTCTGGGCTTTGCGCCCGGCGCCCTCGTCTGGCACCACCGGCGCTCGACCTTCTCGGACTACCTGCGGCAGCAGGCCGGCTACGGAAAGGCCGAAGCCCTCCTGCGCTTCCGCCACCTCGACCGCTTCCGCTCCGGCGGCGCCGCATCCTGGCGGGGGCGGATCTATTCTCCGGGAGCACCATCCCTTGCCCTTTCCTCCCCGCCGATTTATCGCGGCCCCTTCGCCGGCGGGCTCTTCCAGTGCCTCTATCCCCGTGCGGAGCCTTCTTGGGCGGCCGTCGTCTCCAGCGTCGAATGGATGGTTCTGGTGCTTTCCACGCTGCCTTTCTGCCACACCTGGCCCGCGTTTCTCCTCCCGGCTCTCCTGTTTTCGGCCAGCCTGGTCCCCGCCGCAGCCTACGGGCTGCACAGGGAGATCCCACGACCTTTCGCCACCTGTACCAATCGGCTCCTTGTCTCCGTCCTGGCCTTCCTCCAACCGCTCGCCCGCGGCATTCCCCGGTGGCTGGTCTGGCTGCGGGGGAAGCCGATTCCCCGTTCCCCCCGCTCCTCGCATGCCCCATCTGCGCTCGGCACGACCTTCTGCCGGGAGGGGGTCGCGCTCTGGAGCGATTCCGGGGTCGAACGCATGGAGCTGCTCGGCCGGATCCAGTCCGTCCTGACGGAGAACGGCTTCTCGTATGCCCTCGACACCGGCTGGAGCCGCTGGGATATCCACGTCTTCGCGGGAGCCTGGTGGAATGTACGGCTTCGCACCTTGACGGAGGTCTACCCGCAACAAAGGAGGCTGATCCGGACCGCCGTTTTGCTCTGTCCGAGCCCGCTTGCCGTTCTTTGCGCGATCGGCAGCTGCCTCGCCTTGGCGGCGGCTTGCGCCGCCTTCGGCCCGTCGGCTCTGGTGCTGCCGGCCGCCGGAGCGGCGGCGGGCGTCGCCTGGGCCCGACACGGCCTTTGCCTGCAGCGCAGGCTCGCCGAGCTCGTGGCCGATGCGGGCCGGCGGCTCGACCTCCATCCGGTTTCCTGGAGGCCCTTCGGCTCGCGAATCCCCTCCTCCTCTATCCTTCCACCCCGGGACGAATAG
- a CDS encoding phosphoribosylaminoimidazolesuccinocarboxamide synthase, producing the protein MPNESDMARLGLRLVHRGKVRDLYSWRDELWLVASDRISAFDCILPTPIPGKGRILTQMSRGWFSLLASLCPHHVLGYDLPPEIPFREWRGRLTRAKPCRPLPIECIVRGYLAGSAWKEYASTGKVAGCPLPPGLREGDPLPEVLFTPTTKAEAGHDLPLSPSEAEQRIGAELYARVSRLSLSLYEAGRKYAAERGILVADTKFEFGMRGEELLLIDEVLTPDSSRFWPLSEYRPGGKQPSFDKQFVRDYLDSLPWDRRPPAPPLPEAIVARTQEKYREALRRLFPEIEKELDATCADLG; encoded by the coding sequence ATGCCGAACGAAAGCGACATGGCCCGGTTGGGGCTCCGGCTCGTACACCGAGGCAAGGTGCGGGATCTCTATTCCTGGCGGGACGAGCTTTGGCTCGTCGCCTCGGACCGGATCTCGGCCTTCGACTGCATCTTGCCCACGCCGATACCCGGCAAGGGGAGGATCCTTACCCAGATGAGCCGCGGCTGGTTTTCTCTCCTGGCCTCTCTTTGCCCTCATCATGTCTTGGGGTACGACCTCCCGCCGGAAATTCCCTTTCGGGAATGGCGGGGACGCCTGACCCGGGCCAAGCCCTGCCGCCCGCTTCCGATCGAGTGCATCGTCCGCGGCTACCTGGCGGGCTCCGCCTGGAAGGAGTACGCAAGTACCGGAAAGGTAGCCGGCTGTCCGCTTCCTCCAGGGCTGCGCGAGGGGGATCCCCTTCCGGAAGTGCTCTTTACGCCGACCACGAAGGCGGAGGCCGGCCATGATCTGCCGCTATCTCCTTCCGAAGCGGAGCAGCGGATCGGAGCGGAGCTTTACGCCCGGGTCTCCCGGCTCTCCCTTTCGCTCTACGAGGCGGGTAGGAAATATGCGGCGGAGCGGGGGATCCTCGTCGCCGACACGAAGTTCGAGTTCGGGATGCGAGGAGAAGAGCTTCTCTTGATCGATGAGGTGCTGACCCCCGACAGCTCGCGGTTTTGGCCCCTTTCGGAATACCGCCCCGGAGGGAAGCAGCCCAGCTTCGACAAGCAGTTTGTCCGCGACTACCTCGACTCCCTGCCTTGGGATCGCCGCCCGCCCGCCCCGCCGCTGCCGGAAGCGATCGTCGCCCGGACCCAGGAGAAGTACCGGGAAGCGCTGCGGCGGCTTTTCCCGGAGATCGAAAAGGAGCTCGATGCGACGTGCGCGGATCTTGGATAG
- a CDS encoding TolC family protein, translating to MKNIKAASRRSRRGAAALAGMVLFAIPAAGAVRAQIEPKAEKADSAHPSRALPPYEQPVQGRPAPSNAPALETLLAAVSPIAAKRSDPTALDLAACYRMAAIRWDQLKIDYQTLRAQQAVVTQTLSAFFPQFSWENFQSFQNTTGVIPTVSGVAVGTSSGYFSFNSINTTWLLFDSLRQQNRVAAARADAAAQSYRLQRDYQLLYLNVAQAFYQELNYEGSVSILEDQIAALQGLVSELEYRLKIGRSRPADVFQGQANLAAAVAQREGYIGLMNQYKATLNYYLGIGPERINLKETQPFPGSQALEDYLVHVGTRPDILAQLQLLRAQKAQLAVAIGNFGPRAGISGSYFLSHQPDSPIFWTVNIVTTMPLFTGGLLTATVREEQALVHVAELQVENLKRTADQTLRIAFALFNAAVAQVLQYREQVEVSALYYAAQRDDFQRGVAQLLDVLVALNTYQQARLALHQNEMNARYQLVNLFVQAGLTPTNIEATGLPVSNVLRAGPPVGPGNPPALKALIP from the coding sequence GTGAAAAACATCAAGGCGGCTTCCAGACGGTCGCGCCGGGGTGCCGCGGCGCTCGCCGGGATGGTGCTTTTTGCGATTCCGGCGGCCGGGGCGGTGCGCGCGCAGATCGAGCCGAAGGCGGAAAAGGCGGATTCCGCTCACCCCTCCCGGGCGCTGCCGCCCTATGAGCAGCCCGTGCAGGGGCGTCCGGCGCCGAGCAATGCCCCTGCACTCGAAACGCTTTTGGCGGCGGTATCGCCGATCGCCGCGAAACGATCCGATCCGACAGCCCTCGATCTGGCCGCCTGCTACCGGATGGCCGCCATCCGCTGGGATCAGCTCAAGATCGACTACCAGACCCTCCGTGCCCAACAGGCGGTCGTGACACAAACCTTGTCGGCCTTCTTTCCGCAATTTTCCTGGGAAAATTTTCAGAGCTTTCAGAACACGACGGGGGTCATCCCCACCGTAAGTGGCGTGGCTGTGGGGACCTCCAGCGGCTACTTCTCGTTCAACTCGATCAACACCACCTGGCTTCTCTTCGACAGCCTCCGACAGCAGAACCGCGTCGCCGCGGCCCGGGCGGACGCCGCTGCCCAGTCCTATCGGCTCCAGCGGGATTACCAGCTGCTCTACCTCAACGTGGCGCAGGCGTTTTACCAGGAGCTCAACTATGAAGGGAGTGTCTCGATCCTCGAAGATCAGATCGCCGCTCTCCAAGGGCTCGTGAGCGAGCTCGAATATCGCCTTAAGATCGGGAGATCCCGCCCGGCCGACGTCTTCCAAGGGCAGGCGAATCTCGCTGCGGCCGTCGCGCAGCGGGAAGGGTATATCGGCCTGATGAATCAGTACAAGGCGACGCTCAACTACTACCTGGGCATCGGTCCAGAGAGGATCAACCTGAAGGAGACGCAGCCTTTTCCCGGTTCCCAGGCCCTGGAAGACTACCTGGTTCACGTCGGCACTCGGCCGGATATCCTGGCGCAGCTCCAGCTCCTGCGCGCGCAGAAGGCGCAGCTGGCCGTCGCCATCGGGAATTTCGGTCCGCGCGCGGGAATTTCGGGTAGCTACTTCCTGAGCCACCAGCCGGATTCGCCGATCTTCTGGACCGTCAACATCGTCACTACGATGCCCCTCTTCACCGGGGGCCTTCTCACCGCGACGGTCCGGGAGGAGCAAGCGCTTGTCCACGTCGCCGAACTCCAAGTGGAGAACTTGAAGCGCACGGCCGACCAGACCCTGCGCATCGCCTTCGCCCTCTTCAATGCCGCCGTGGCCCAGGTCCTCCAGTACCGGGAGCAGGTCGAGGTTTCGGCGCTCTACTACGCAGCGCAGCGGGACGACTTCCAGCGCGGGGTCGCCCAGCTCCTCGACGTCCTGGTGGCCCTGAACACCTACCAGCAGGCGCGCCTCGCGCTGCATCAGAATGAGATGAACGCCCGCTACCAGCTGGTTAATCTTTTCGTCCAGGCAGGCTTGACCCCCACGAATATCGAGGCCACGGGCCTTCCCGTGTCGAACGTCCTTCGCGCCGGTCCCCCGGTCGGGCCGGGCAATCCGCCGGCGCTCAAGGCTTTGATTCCGTAA
- a CDS encoding TolC family protein — MDLRKRRRRKRQGGARRRAAFAVGALCLLALSPRPGAAQPPGKAEEPHASRPLRALPAQAQPVPARPAPSSLPSLDALLQTASPIAVKRSDPQAIDLAECYRLAAIRWDQLKIDYQTVRAQQAVVAQAQSAFLPQFSWENMQSFQNTTGVIPTVGGVAVGTSAPNGYFSFNAINSTWLLFDSLRQQNRIAAARATAGAQAYTMAWDYQNLYLNVAQAFYQVLNYEGSVFILDDQIAALRGLVNELQYRWKVGRSRPADVYQGQANLAAAVAAREGYIGLMNQYKATLNYYLGIGPENIDLKETQPFPGPQALEEYLVHVGSRPDVLAQVQLLRAQKASLAVAIGEFGPRTALTGTYFLSHQPDSPVLWNTNIVTTMPLFTGGLNTGYVRQEQALVHSAELQVENLKRTADQNLRIAFALFNAAVGQVLQYREQVEVSALYYEAQRNDFQRGVAQLLDVLTALNVYQQARLSLHQTEMNARYQLVNLFVQAGLADGNLKHTGLPLQDMLQTSSPSGPGTPPAMPVSARP; from the coding sequence ATGGACCTTAGGAAGCGCCGGAGGAGGAAGCGGCAGGGTGGGGCCCGCCGGCGGGCGGCTTTCGCGGTCGGAGCCCTTTGCCTGCTGGCTCTCTCTCCCCGGCCGGGTGCGGCTCAGCCGCCGGGAAAGGCCGAAGAGCCTCATGCCTCGCGGCCCCTGCGCGCCCTGCCGGCCCAGGCGCAACCGGTGCCCGCCCGCCCCGCTCCGTCGAGCCTGCCTTCCTTGGACGCTCTGCTGCAAACGGCTTCACCGATCGCCGTCAAGCGATCGGATCCCCAGGCGATCGACCTGGCGGAATGCTACCGGTTGGCGGCGATCCGTTGGGATCAGCTGAAAATCGATTATCAGACCGTGCGGGCGCAGCAGGCGGTGGTGGCGCAAGCGCAATCCGCGTTCCTGCCGCAATTTTCCTGGGAGAACATGCAGAGCTTTCAGAACACGACGGGAGTCATTCCGACCGTCGGCGGCGTCGCGGTGGGAACTTCCGCTCCCAACGGCTACTTTTCCTTCAACGCGATCAACTCGACCTGGCTCCTCTTCGACAGCCTGCGGCAACAGAACCGGATCGCAGCGGCCAGGGCGACTGCGGGCGCGCAGGCCTACACCATGGCATGGGATTATCAGAATCTCTATTTGAACGTCGCCCAGGCCTTCTATCAGGTGCTCAACTACGAGGGCAGCGTCTTCATCCTCGATGACCAGATCGCGGCCCTCCGAGGCCTGGTGAACGAGCTGCAGTATCGGTGGAAGGTCGGCCGATCCCGGCCGGCCGACGTCTATCAAGGGCAGGCGAACCTTGCGGCCGCCGTTGCCGCGCGGGAAGGCTACATCGGCTTGATGAACCAGTACAAGGCGACGCTCAATTACTACTTGGGCATCGGCCCGGAGAACATCGATCTTAAGGAGACCCAACCGTTTCCGGGCCCCCAAGCCCTGGAAGAGTACCTGGTGCACGTCGGAAGCCGGCCCGACGTGCTTGCCCAGGTGCAGCTCTTGCGCGCCCAGAAAGCGTCGCTTGCAGTCGCCATCGGGGAGTTCGGCCCGCGCACGGCGCTCACCGGCACCTATTTTCTCAGCCATCAACCGGATTCCCCTGTTCTTTGGAACACCAATATCGTCACCACCATGCCGCTCTTTACCGGCGGCCTCAACACCGGGTACGTCCGCCAGGAGCAGGCGCTGGTGCATTCGGCCGAGCTCCAGGTGGAAAATCTGAAGCGCACCGCAGACCAGAACCTGCGCATCGCCTTTGCGCTCTTCAACGCCGCCGTGGGACAGGTTCTCCAGTATCGCGAGCAGGTCGAGGTTTCGGCGCTCTACTATGAGGCGCAGCGAAACGATTTTCAGCGCGGGGTGGCGCAGCTCCTCGATGTGCTCACCGCGTTAAACGTCTACCAGCAGGCGAGGCTTTCGCTCCATCAGACCGAGATGAACGCCCGCTATCAACTGGTGAATCTCTTCGTCCAGGCGGGCCTGGCCGACGGAAACTTGAAACACACGGGCCTTCCGCTTCAGGATATGCTGCAAACCAGTTCACCCTCCGGCCCGGGGACTCCTCCGGCGATGCCGGTCTCGGCTCGGCCGTGA